In Anaerolineales bacterium, a genomic segment contains:
- a CDS encoding carbonic anhydrase has translation MEGNARYVASKLEHPDQTEERRIEVAKGQSPFAIILTCSDSRIAPEILFDQGLGDLFVLRTAGNVLADVVIGSIEYAVEYLGAPLIMVLGHERCGAVSAAVDMVTKNATFPGKISSLAEAIKPAVESVHDKGGDLIEATVTANAVMVAESLGESEPIISEALHEQHIMIVAARYDLDDGIVKLL, from the coding sequence ATGGAAGGCAACGCACGCTATGTGGCATCGAAACTGGAACACCCCGATCAGACGGAAGAACGGCGGATCGAAGTCGCCAAAGGGCAATCGCCCTTCGCAATAATCCTGACATGTTCCGATTCCCGTATTGCGCCGGAGATTCTCTTTGATCAGGGGTTGGGAGATTTGTTTGTGCTGCGCACCGCTGGCAACGTGCTTGCCGATGTCGTCATTGGGAGCATCGAATACGCGGTAGAATATCTCGGTGCGCCGCTGATTATGGTACTAGGACATGAACGCTGCGGGGCGGTTTCGGCTGCCGTAGACATGGTGACGAAAAATGCCACCTTCCCCGGCAAGATCAGCAGCTTGGCAGAGGCAATCAAGCCCGCAGTTGAGAGTGTTCATGACAAGGGAGGCGATTTGATCGAAGCGACAGTGACCGCCAACGCAGTCATGGTCGCAGAATCACTGGGGGAGAGCGAACCGATTATTTCCGAGGCACTGCACGAACAGCACATCATGATTGTGGCAGCGCGTTATGATCTGGACGATGGGATCGTTAAACTGCTCTAA
- a CDS encoding SGNH/GDSL hydrolase family protein, with product MRTRPLLIISLSLCLIALSTLALGITPPMRTHAATTFTPPPPFPLPEPEEGTFDETAVKAIDLRSLPILPNFLDYKQWLSIIARKGVENGLNANAFTKLGDCMTASESFLRPIASGTYDLATYTSLESVIAYYKGVPIREGNPLDSFANPSFGAESGFNAASVLDSTWSDPTACGAEESPLACELRQTKPAIAVILFGTNDLKSLTPAQFDYYFRRVVVETVNSGVVPILSTFPNQPGLLEQSEFFNQIVAKVAAEYQLPLINLWLAFDTLPNQGIDPANPTHMTAPESGKVMSFAEADLNAGHNVHNLLTLQALEGVLTTLDLLPVKQ from the coding sequence ATGCGTACTCGCCCCCTGCTCATTATCAGCCTGTCCCTGTGTCTGATTGCCCTCAGCACGCTTGCCTTGGGTATCACACCGCCCATGCGCACCCATGCCGCAACCACTTTCACCCCCCCACCGCCGTTTCCCCTTCCCGAACCGGAAGAAGGGACGTTCGATGAGACAGCGGTTAAAGCCATCGACCTGCGCAGTTTGCCGATCCTTCCTAATTTTTTGGATTACAAACAGTGGCTCTCAATCATCGCTAGAAAAGGCGTTGAAAACGGACTGAACGCCAACGCCTTCACAAAATTGGGCGATTGCATGACCGCTTCAGAATCCTTCCTGCGCCCGATTGCCTCTGGGACATACGATCTTGCCACGTATACTTCGTTGGAGTCGGTGATCGCCTATTACAAAGGCGTTCCCATCCGCGAGGGCAATCCTCTCGACTCCTTTGCCAATCCTAGTTTTGGCGCAGAGAGCGGCTTTAACGCCGCATCCGTCTTGGATTCGACATGGAGTGACCCAACAGCCTGCGGCGCAGAGGAATCACCGCTTGCCTGTGAACTGCGCCAAACGAAACCCGCCATTGCCGTGATCCTCTTTGGCACAAACGACCTAAAATCGCTCACGCCGGCGCAGTTCGATTACTATTTCCGGCGTGTTGTGGTGGAGACGGTGAACAGCGGCGTTGTGCCGATCCTCAGCACCTTTCCCAACCAGCCCGGACTCCTTGAGCAGTCGGAATTTTTCAATCAGATTGTGGCGAAGGTGGCAGCCGAATACCAACTCCCTCTGATTAACTTGTGGTTGGCGTTTGACACGCTCCCCAATCAAGGCATTGATCCGGCAAACCCCACCCACATGACTGCCCCGGAAAGCGGCAAGGTCATGTCCTTTGCCGAAGCCGACCTAAACGCCGGACATAATGTTCACAACCTGCTCACCCTGCAAGCGTTGGAGGGTGTCTTGACGACCTTAGACCTTCTTCCGGTGAAACAATGA
- a CDS encoding ATP-binding protein translates to MTIRRVPDPNNLDDWFPSEEDKPAPRAEAKKGKAGARSAPKDEPALPPSPARRLGVVVGGSLSKGLDVKLDRETEIEDLAVGRYVVVRGKQKRFFCMITDVLLDTTNSAIRADPPDLSDPFLREIYVGTAAFGTIHVAPMLSIDAEVGEPKPVKTIPGHFTPVEIAEATDVNDVFGQEDATHFNIGTPLELDNTQVNLDLRRLVERSSGVFGKSGTGKSFLTRIILSGILQRDVAVNLIFDMHNDYGWEVADERGPKAKGLRQLFPSKVSIFTLDEESSRRRNARYDYVVTLGYDEIEPEDLAMLKVTMNLSDGMIDAAYTLRKKWGKEWISKLLDATADQIDQVVENSNISSASLTALARRLERFERFEFLRKEGAISDSVKTILSYITEQQRSVVLEFGRYGSALEAYILVANYLTRRIHEEYVKRVEQSLGDKHLEPPQLLITIEEAHKFLDPLIARQTIFGTIARELRKYNVTLLIVDQRPSGIDEEVMSQIGTRITALLDNERDITAVLTGISGAGGLREVLARLDTKQQAIVMGHAVPMPVVVKSRAYDAEFYKSLNGDEHGEEAKPRLNAGGGGKKRLGE, encoded by the coding sequence ATGACCATCCGCCGCGTCCCTGACCCCAACAATCTTGATGACTGGTTTCCCTCTGAGGAGGATAAGCCCGCCCCACGCGCTGAGGCAAAAAAGGGCAAGGCAGGGGCACGCTCCGCCCCTAAAGATGAACCCGCCCTCCCCCCTTCCCCAGCACGACGCCTGGGGGTTGTGGTCGGCGGCTCGCTCAGCAAGGGCTTGGATGTCAAGCTAGACCGCGAGACGGAAATTGAAGATTTGGCAGTGGGGCGCTATGTGGTGGTGCGGGGAAAACAGAAGCGTTTTTTCTGCATGATCACCGATGTGCTGCTCGACACGACGAATTCTGCTATACGTGCCGATCCCCCCGACCTCAGCGATCCTTTCCTCCGTGAAATTTACGTGGGGACGGCAGCTTTCGGGACGATTCACGTCGCCCCGATGCTCTCCATTGATGCCGAGGTGGGTGAGCCAAAACCGGTCAAGACGATTCCCGGTCACTTTACACCCGTTGAGATTGCCGAAGCGACAGATGTAAACGATGTCTTTGGGCAGGAAGATGCGACCCACTTCAATATCGGGACGCCGCTGGAATTGGATAACACCCAAGTCAACCTCGACCTGCGCCGCCTTGTCGAGCGCTCCAGTGGGGTTTTTGGCAAAAGCGGGACGGGAAAATCCTTCCTAACGCGGATCATCCTCTCCGGTATTTTGCAGCGCGATGTTGCCGTAAACCTGATCTTTGACATGCACAATGATTACGGGTGGGAGGTTGCCGACGAACGCGGACCGAAAGCGAAGGGGCTTCGCCAGCTCTTTCCTAGCAAGGTGAGCATCTTCACGCTGGATGAAGAATCAAGCCGCCGCCGGAACGCCCGCTACGATTACGTTGTGACGCTTGGCTATGACGAAATCGAGCCGGAAGACCTCGCCATGCTCAAAGTGACGATGAACCTTTCCGATGGGATGATCGACGCCGCCTATACGCTCCGCAAAAAATGGGGGAAGGAATGGATCAGCAAGCTGCTGGATGCCACCGCCGATCAGATAGATCAGGTTGTGGAAAACTCCAACATCAGCAGCGCCTCGCTTACGGCATTGGCGCGGCGCTTGGAACGCTTTGAGCGCTTTGAGTTCCTCCGTAAAGAGGGGGCAATCTCCGACAGCGTGAAAACGATTCTCAGCTACATCACCGAACAGCAGCGGAGCGTTGTCTTGGAATTCGGGCGCTACGGCTCAGCGTTGGAGGCGTACATCCTTGTCGCCAATTACCTCACGCGCCGGATTCACGAGGAATATGTCAAGCGCGTTGAGCAATCCCTCGGTGATAAACACCTTGAACCGCCGCAGCTTTTGATCACGATTGAGGAAGCCCATAAGTTCCTTGATCCGTTGATCGCCCGCCAGACGATCTTTGGCACGATTGCCCGCGAACTGCGCAAGTACAACGTCACTCTGCTGATCGTTGACCAGCGTCCTAGCGGAATCGATGAAGAAGTGATGAGCCAGATCGGGACACGCATCACCGCGCTGCTAGACAACGAGCGGGACATCACCGCCGTTCTCACGGGGATCAGCGGCGCGGGGGGGCTGCGGGAAGTTCTCGCCCGCTTGGATACAAAACAGCAAGCAATCGTGATGGGTCATGCCGTCCCCATGCCTGTTGTCGTCAAGTCCCGCGCCTACGATGCCGAGTTCTACAAATCGCTCAATGGCGATGAGCATGGTGAGGAGGCGAAACCCCGCTTAAACGCCGGAGGCGGCGGAAAGAAGCGCTTGGGAGAGTGA
- a CDS encoding type I polyketide synthase, producing the protein MPPIREPLALVGIGCRFPGNADSPTAFWELLRNGEDAITDVPVDRWSLRRFYHPNPDAPGKAYVRQGGFLRGAISSFEPAFFGITPREAAALDPQQRVLLEVTYEAFEDAGLSLDAVRGANIGVYIGAFTMDNLSQQLGVLSREAITTHTAVATTMTMLSNRLSYTFDLRGTSLSLDTACSSSLVAFHLACQAVWNGECEAALAGGVNIMFRPEFVIAMCKGHFLSPDARCKAFDAAANGYVRGEGAGVVLLKPLSQALADGDRIYALVRGTGSNQDGRTAGITLPNEAAQESLVQTVCAAAGIAGGQVAYVEAHGTGTAAGDPIEARSLSAALQAERTTPLWIGSVKTNIGHLEAAAGVAGVIKAALILYHKQIPPHLHFRTANPEIDLDALRLRIPLKVEPLPAVAGESYVGINSFGYGGTNAHAILSNAPPPTEAEDDPALSSSVYAVPLSARSSEALHQTAAAHAAHLTAYPRLPLADYAYTVSRRRTAHPLRAVAFASDRPSLLARLGEIAEGSGINGVGQTARRLVFVYTGMGPQWWGMGVELYRESPTFRAVIDECEALFRQIAPPDVSIHALFVAGDRQGAVMSDPIHAQPGNFALQAGLTALWREMGVIPAAIVGHSAGEIAAAYAAGTLTLYDALWVTYWRASLMQRTVGQGAMLAASIPPTEANAMLAAALNGEAQWVSIAALNSPTSVTLAGAPEALEKVAAHLTERGIFNAFLKVAVAYHSYQMSPLEGDFRAGLGDVHPAAPMIPLYSTVTGGRVGAGDHTTDYWWQNAQQPVQLAPAIQAISGEGGDAFLEIGPHPVLGTAILETLRAEGREGITFPSLRRGKPERETLHVALGGLWAGGVAVDWACWSPSGRIVSLPTYAWQRDTLWAETPRASADRLTPDEHPLLQRRLPTPEPTWEGDLGAYFLDYLRDHRVQGTPIFPAAGYVEALLAAAGTLPVTLERLRFSQALSLESAASICLTERAGAVTISSRTVDDHWTTHATGTILTKALPIGDGQRPHLSGAALESIYPALAERGLPYGESFRPIRALWRAEQKVTAALALPDGLAEDYERYHLHPVLLDGALQTFFAFLDEAAEGLFIPTGIQRVRLHRQAPRGRVWSVARLTRRAVRFVEGDVRLYDEAGGVIAELEGVRLTRLAGWKHETPEVLYHLAWVAQAPIQGHPAAISAIHETNDSHPPSVTLIFADSVGMARVIGGAGTHDAVYVLRGQTFRADAAGVTLNPNDPEGWAALFAHPPTRFERILCVGH; encoded by the coding sequence ATGCCCCCCATCCGCGAACCGCTTGCTCTGGTTGGCATTGGCTGCCGCTTCCCCGGTAATGCCGATTCACCCACCGCCTTTTGGGAACTTCTTCGGAATGGCGAAGATGCGATCACCGATGTGCCAGTGGATCGCTGGAGTCTGCGCCGTTTTTACCACCCCAACCCGGACGCTCCGGGCAAGGCATATGTGCGGCAAGGCGGGTTTTTACGCGGGGCAATCAGCAGTTTTGAGCCAGCCTTTTTCGGGATCACCCCCCGCGAGGCAGCGGCGCTTGATCCCCAACAGCGCGTCTTGCTGGAAGTGACCTATGAGGCATTTGAAGACGCCGGTCTTAGCCTAGATGCCGTGCGCGGCGCAAACATCGGCGTTTACATCGGGGCGTTCACCATGGACAACCTGAGCCAGCAGCTTGGCGTCCTAAGCCGCGAGGCGATCACCACACACACTGCCGTTGCCACGACGATGACCATGCTCTCCAACCGTCTTTCCTACACCTTTGATCTGCGCGGAACAAGCCTCTCGCTGGATACGGCGTGTTCGTCCTCGTTGGTGGCGTTTCACCTCGCTTGTCAGGCGGTGTGGAACGGGGAATGTGAGGCAGCGTTGGCGGGGGGGGTGAACATCATGTTCCGCCCCGAATTTGTGATCGCCATGTGCAAGGGTCATTTCCTCTCGCCGGATGCCCGCTGCAAGGCGTTTGACGCCGCCGCCAATGGCTATGTGCGCGGGGAGGGGGCGGGAGTTGTCCTTCTGAAGCCGCTCAGTCAGGCGCTGGCGGATGGGGATCGCATCTATGCCCTTGTTCGTGGGACGGGCAGCAACCAAGATGGGCGCACCGCCGGAATCACGCTTCCCAATGAAGCCGCCCAAGAATCCCTCGTGCAAACGGTCTGCGCCGCCGCCGGAATCGCCGGAGGGCAGGTGGCTTATGTCGAGGCGCACGGCACGGGGACAGCCGCTGGCGACCCGATTGAGGCGCGGTCACTAAGCGCGGCGCTCCAAGCCGAACGGACAACCCCACTCTGGATCGGCTCGGTCAAGACAAACATCGGGCATTTGGAGGCGGCGGCGGGCGTGGCGGGGGTGATCAAGGCGGCGCTCATCCTCTACCACAAGCAGATTCCGCCGCACCTTCATTTTCGGACGGCGAATCCTGAGATCGATCTCGATGCCCTCCGTCTGCGCATCCCTTTGAAGGTTGAGCCTCTCCCCGCTGTGGCAGGCGAATCCTATGTGGGGATCAATTCCTTTGGCTATGGGGGGACGAACGCCCACGCCATTTTATCGAACGCTCCACCTCCCACAGAGGCAGAGGACGATCCCGCGCTATCGTCCAGTGTGTATGCTGTTCCGCTCTCCGCCCGCTCTAGCGAGGCACTGCACCAAACCGCCGCCGCCCATGCCGCCCATCTGACGGCATACCCTCGCCTCCCCCTTGCTGATTACGCCTACACCGTCTCGCGGCGGCGGACAGCACACCCCTTGCGGGCGGTGGCGTTTGCCTCGGATCGCCCCTCCCTTTTGGCGCGTTTAGGGGAGATTGCCGAAGGGAGCGGGATCAACGGGGTAGGGCAGACGGCGCGGCGGCTCGTGTTTGTTTATACGGGGATGGGTCCCCAGTGGTGGGGAATGGGGGTGGAGCTCTACCGCGAGTCGCCCACCTTCCGCGCTGTGATTGATGAGTGTGAAGCTCTTTTCCGTCAGATAGCCCCGCCGGATGTCTCGATCCATGCTTTGTTCGTGGCGGGAGATCGTCAGGGGGCGGTGATGAGCGACCCAATCCACGCCCAACCGGGAAATTTTGCCCTTCAAGCAGGGCTGACCGCCCTTTGGCGGGAGATGGGCGTAATACCCGCCGCCATTGTTGGGCATAGCGCCGGGGAGATTGCCGCTGCTTATGCCGCCGGGACGCTGACGCTCTATGATGCGCTTTGGGTGACCTATTGGCGGGCGTCACTCATGCAGCGGACGGTAGGGCAGGGGGCAATGTTGGCGGCGAGCATTCCCCCTACCGAAGCGAATGCCATGCTTGCGGCGGCGCTGAATGGCGAGGCGCAGTGGGTCAGTATTGCCGCGCTCAACAGCCCCACCTCCGTCACCCTTGCCGGTGCGCCGGAGGCATTGGAGAAAGTCGCCGCGCACCTGACCGAACGAGGGATATTCAATGCCTTTCTGAAGGTGGCGGTTGCTTACCACAGCTACCAAATGTCTCCCTTAGAAGGGGATTTTCGCGCCGGACTGGGGGACGTTCATCCCGCCGCACCAATGATACCCCTTTACAGCACCGTCACGGGTGGGCGGGTGGGTGCGGGCGACCATACTACCGATTATTGGTGGCAAAACGCCCAACAACCCGTGCAGCTTGCCCCCGCAATTCAGGCGATCAGCGGCGAGGGGGGCGATGCCTTCCTCGAAATTGGACCCCATCCTGTGTTGGGGACAGCGATTCTCGAAACGCTGCGGGCAGAGGGGCGCGAGGGAATCACCTTCCCCTCGCTGCGGCGGGGGAAACCAGAGCGAGAAACCCTCCATGTCGCGCTAGGCGGGTTGTGGGCGGGCGGTGTGGCGGTGGATTGGGCGTGTTGGTCGCCAAGCGGACGGATCGTGTCGCTCCCCACCTACGCCTGGCAGCGCGATACACTTTGGGCAGAGACACCCCGCGCCTCGGCGGATCGGCTCACCCCCGACGAACACCCCCTTTTACAACGGCGCTTACCCACCCCTGAGCCGACATGGGAAGGCGATCTCGGCGCATATTTCTTGGACTACCTGCGCGATCACCGCGTTCAGGGTACGCCGATTTTTCCAGCGGCGGGTTATGTAGAGGCGCTGTTGGCAGCCGCCGGAACGCTCCCGGTGACGTTGGAGCGGCTGCGCTTTAGCCAAGCCTTGTCGTTGGAGAGCGCCGCCTCCATCTGCCTCACGGAGCGGGCGGGTGCGGTGACGATCAGCAGCCGGACGGTGGATGACCACTGGACAACTCACGCCACAGGGACCATCTTGACAAAGGCGCTGCCCATTGGCGATGGACAGCGCCCCCATCTTTCCGGCGCGGCGCTTGAATCGATCTACCCCGCCCTTGCCGAGCGCGGCTTGCCCTATGGTGAGTCTTTCCGCCCGATTCGCGCCTTATGGCGTGCTGAACAAAAGGTGACCGCCGCCCTCGCCCTTCCTGATGGGCTTGCCGAGGATTATGAGCGTTACCACCTTCATCCGGTGCTTCTCGATGGGGCGCTGCAAACCTTTTTTGCCTTTTTGGATGAGGCGGCGGAGGGCTTGTTCATCCCAACGGGCATTCAGCGGGTGCGCCTTCACCGCCAAGCGCCACGCGGGAGGGTTTGGAGCGTGGCGCGGCTCACCCGGCGAGCGGTACGGTTTGTCGAGGGGGATGTGCGGCTCTACGACGAAGCGGGCGGCGTGATCGCTGAATTAGAGGGGGTGCGTCTGACACGCCTTGCCGGATGGAAACACGAGACGCCAGAGGTTTTGTATCATTTAGCATGGGTGGCGCAAGCACCCATACAGGGGCATCCGGCGGCGATCAGCGCGATTCACGAAACGAACGACTCACACCCACCATCGGTCACGCTTATCTTTGCTGATTCCGTCGGCATGGCGAGGGTGATTGGTGGGGCAGGGACACATGACGCGGTGTATGTCCTGCGGGGTCAAACGTTTCGTGCCGATGCCGCCGGAGTAACTCTGAATCCGAACGATCCTGAGGGGTGGGCGGCGTTATTTGCCCACCCACCCACCCGTTTTGAACGAATTCTATGCGTGGGGCATTGA
- a CDS encoding SDR family NAD(P)-dependent oxidoreductase: MPTHPPVLNEFYAWGIDLNTLAEDDPCRVGSTECVGLLHLIQALHGADPDSRMKRLVILTAGACAVDEEDDLPAPGAAALWGMGRVIANEHSALRAQMIDLPSAALTDPLAMLHAAELAAQVINDPASEPEIALRGGIIFHHRLAPYHPSAHVPRPPLPEENYALRVGTPGIIDSLFFEAVPRRAPKTGEIEVIIASAGLNFKDVMKVMNVLSDDYLEGTFFTDTLGLESAGEVIAVGDGVTDIRVGDRVIVFPPGGGMQRYVTLPAAHAVPRPATLPLAQAPTLTNFVTAYYALVTVGGLQAGETVLIHAAAGGVGLAAIQVAQSIGAVIYATAGNKEKRDYLNRLGISYVSDSRSLRFVDDVRRWTDGRGVDVILNSLWGEMLSQSVDLLAPYGRFVEIGKRDISANANLAMGVFNRGATFSAIDLDTMMVDHPQRFQQALRIVCALFEAGTLTPLPATHYPATAVHEAFRQMAAAQHIGKLFVTFDDPAVLITPQPQPIVQAEGTYLVTGGVGGFGLAVGRWLAEQGAGTIVLVGRRGAASEELGETLSALQAQGVTVRVEACDVSDAAAVKALIAMIQGELPPLRGVYHAAMVLDDEVLIHLNRARFESVTAPKAVGAWNLYEALRAAQVTPDHIVFFSSVSAFIGNPRQANYVAANAFLDGFAAYLRRRGLNALSVNWGSIGKVGVVARNPKIEQYLSSVGVMPLDPVAAAEGMAAMLRDPHCPPQVAIVAMDWARWASNPLNVTDAPLYVDLVRRYESGSGDGELPFVAALRSAPEGERVTLATDFLREKIAAVTRLPLARLDGGGRLDQLGIDSLMGVELNNVIRHESGVEFSVMTLMQGLTIRQLGEKLAQNAL; encoded by the coding sequence TTGCCCACCCACCCACCCGTTTTGAACGAATTCTATGCGTGGGGCATTGATTTGAACACGCTTGCCGAGGACGATCCGTGCCGTGTGGGGTCTACCGAGTGTGTTGGCTTGCTCCATCTCATTCAAGCCCTACACGGGGCTGATCCAGACTCGCGTATGAAGCGCCTTGTCATTCTGACGGCGGGGGCATGTGCCGTTGATGAGGAGGATGACCTCCCCGCACCCGGGGCGGCGGCGCTGTGGGGAATGGGGCGGGTGATTGCCAACGAACACAGCGCCCTTCGCGCCCAGATGATTGACCTCCCAAGTGCTGCGCTCACCGACCCATTGGCAATGCTGCACGCCGCAGAGTTGGCGGCACAGGTGATTAACGACCCCGCCAGCGAACCCGAGATCGCCCTACGGGGCGGGATCATCTTTCACCACCGCCTCGCCCCCTATCACCCCTCAGCGCATGTTCCCCGCCCACCGCTGCCAGAGGAAAATTACGCCCTTCGCGTGGGGACGCCGGGCATCATCGATAGTTTGTTCTTTGAAGCTGTCCCCCGCCGAGCCCCGAAAACGGGTGAGATTGAGGTGATCATCGCCAGCGCCGGACTCAACTTCAAGGATGTGATGAAGGTGATGAACGTCCTCAGCGACGATTATCTTGAGGGGACGTTTTTCACCGATACGCTTGGGTTGGAAAGCGCCGGAGAAGTCATCGCCGTCGGGGATGGCGTCACCGATATACGGGTGGGGGATCGAGTGATTGTCTTTCCGCCCGGCGGGGGGATGCAGCGCTATGTGACGCTCCCCGCCGCCCATGCCGTCCCTCGCCCTGCTACGCTCCCCCTTGCCCAAGCGCCAACCCTGACCAATTTTGTGACCGCCTATTATGCCCTTGTCACGGTGGGGGGGTTACAAGCGGGCGAGACGGTCCTGATCCACGCCGCAGCGGGTGGTGTTGGCTTGGCGGCGATTCAGGTGGCGCAGTCTATCGGGGCAGTGATCTACGCCACCGCCGGAAATAAGGAAAAGCGCGACTATCTGAACAGGTTGGGCATTTCCTATGTGAGCGATTCACGTTCGCTCCGTTTTGTCGATGATGTGCGCCGCTGGACAGACGGGCGTGGCGTGGATGTGATTTTGAATTCTCTATGGGGCGAGATGCTCAGCCAGAGTGTTGATCTGCTTGCCCCTTATGGACGGTTTGTTGAAATTGGCAAACGAGACATTAGTGCCAACGCAAACTTAGCGATGGGAGTATTTAACCGAGGAGCGACCTTCAGCGCCATTGATCTTGATACGATGATGGTGGATCATCCGCAGCGCTTTCAACAAGCGCTCCGCATCGTGTGCGCTCTTTTTGAGGCGGGAACGCTCACGCCCCTCCCCGCAACGCACTATCCCGCAACGGCCGTCCATGAGGCGTTTCGGCAGATGGCAGCGGCGCAGCACATCGGGAAATTGTTCGTCACCTTTGACGATCCAGCCGTGCTAATCACCCCACAGCCGCAGCCGATTGTTCAGGCAGAGGGGACATACCTCGTCACGGGGGGAGTGGGGGGCTTTGGGCTAGCGGTTGGGCGCTGGCTTGCCGAGCAGGGCGCGGGGACAATCGTCCTTGTGGGGCGGCGCGGGGCGGCGTCCGAGGAACTGGGCGAGACCTTGTCAGCGTTGCAGGCGCAGGGCGTTACTGTCCGCGTTGAAGCTTGTGATGTCTCTGATGCGGCGGCAGTGAAGGCGCTGATCGCCATGATTCAAGGGGAACTCCCGCCGCTGCGGGGGGTCTACCATGCGGCGATGGTGTTGGATGATGAGGTGTTGATCCATCTGAATCGGGCGCGGTTTGAGTCCGTCACAGCACCGAAAGCAGTGGGCGCGTGGAATCTCTATGAGGCGCTTCGGGCGGCACAGGTCACACCGGATCACATTGTTTTCTTTTCCTCCGTATCAGCCTTCATCGGTAATCCGCGTCAGGCAAACTATGTGGCGGCAAACGCCTTTTTGGATGGTTTTGCGGCGTACCTTCGTCGGCGGGGGCTGAACGCGCTCAGCGTGAATTGGGGGAGTATCGGAAAGGTGGGGGTGGTGGCACGAAACCCAAAGATCGAGCAGTACCTAAGCTCCGTTGGGGTGATGCCCCTTGATCCCGTCGCCGCTGCCGAGGGGATGGCGGCGATGCTTCGTGACCCACACTGCCCACCACAGGTGGCGATTGTGGCAATGGATTGGGCGCGGTGGGCGTCAAACCCATTGAATGTGACAGATGCCCCTCTTTATGTTGACCTTGTGCGGCGCTATGAGAGCGGCAGCGGCGATGGAGAACTTCCTTTTGTGGCTGCTTTGCGCAGCGCCCCCGAAGGAGAGCGCGTAACCCTTGCCACCGATTTTCTGCGGGAGAAGATCGCCGCCGTGACACGCCTTCCGCTGGCACGTTTGGATGGCGGGGGGCGGCTTGATCAATTAGGCATTGATTCGCTCATGGGCGTTGAGTTGAACAATGTGATCCGCCATGAGAGCGGCGTTGAATTTTCGGTGATGACACTTATGCAAGGGTTGACCATCCGCCAATTGGGGGAAAAATTAGCGCAGAACGCGCTCTGA
- a CDS encoding GDP-mannose 4,6-dehydratase, giving the protein MPTRALITGGAGFIGSHLAEYLLARGYHVTIIDNLLSGLFENIAHLERNPNFRYAIEDIRTAPIMDRLVSECDVIFHLAAAVGVFSIVSSPIDTIEVNVGGTEIVLQTARRYRRKVLIASTSEVYGKNEKIPFSEDDDRTLGATTKARWSYAASKELDEFLGLAYHKAANLPVTIFRLFNTVGARQRGHYGMVLPRFVQWALRGEPLQLYGDGQQQRCFCNVRDVVTAITGLAETPHAVGEVFNIGSNEEITIHALAQRVIARTGSSSTIQRISYEQAYGEGFEDMRRRIPDIAKIQAAIGWQPTIGLDETIDQIIRHEQARTDGKD; this is encoded by the coding sequence ATGCCGACACGGGCGCTGATCACTGGCGGGGCGGGGTTTATTGGCTCACATCTCGCTGAATATCTCTTGGCGCGGGGTTACCACGTCACCATCATTGATAACTTGCTCTCTGGGCTGTTTGAAAACATTGCCCACCTTGAGCGCAACCCAAACTTCCGCTATGCCATAGAGGATATTCGCACCGCGCCCATCATGGATCGCTTGGTCAGCGAATGCGACGTGATTTTTCATCTGGCGGCAGCAGTGGGTGTTTTCTCCATCGTCAGTTCGCCCATCGATACAATTGAAGTGAACGTCGGGGGGACGGAGATCGTCCTTCAGACGGCACGCCGCTACCGCCGAAAAGTCTTGATCGCCTCCACCTCGGAGGTCTACGGAAAGAACGAAAAAATCCCTTTCAGCGAGGACGATGATCGCACCTTAGGGGCAACGACAAAAGCACGCTGGAGCTACGCCGCATCCAAAGAATTGGATGAATTCCTCGGTTTGGCGTACCACAAAGCGGCAAATCTTCCAGTGACCATCTTCCGCTTGTTCAACACGGTTGGAGCGCGGCAGCGCGGGCATTATGGGATGGTGCTGCCTCGCTTTGTCCAATGGGCACTGCGCGGTGAGCCGCTCCAACTGTATGGCGATGGGCAGCAGCAGCGCTGTTTCTGCAATGTGCGCGATGTCGTCACTGCGATCACCGGCTTGGCGGAAACTCCGCACGCTGTAGGGGAGGTGTTCAATATCGGCTCTAACGAGGAAATTACCATCCACGCCCTTGCCCAACGGGTCATTGCCCGCACGGGGAGTTCATCTACCATTCAGAGGATTTCCTACGAGCAAGCCTATGGCGAGGGCTTTGAAGATATGCGCCGCCGTATTCCCGATATTGCCAAAATTCAGGCGGCAATTGGTTGGCAACCCACCATTGGCTTAGACGAAACGATTGACCAAATCATCCGCCACGAACAGGCGCGAACAGACGGCAAAGATTAG